In the Candidatus Eisenbacteria bacterium genome, TACGAGCCCGCGACTCACATCGCCGAGCTCTTCACCCGCATCGGGGACCGCGAAGCGGCGTTCAAGTGGTTCGCGGTGGCCGTCGAGGAGCACGACACCGAGCTCAACCGTCTCAAGGTCGATCCCATCTTCGACCCGCTGCGGGCCGATCCCCGCTTTCGCGATCTGCTGCACCAGGTCGGACTCGACCGTCCCGTCACACCTGAACCCATGGAGGGTGCTTGAGCGAGCCCGACCGACCGACCGCGGAGATCATCGAATCGCTGCGCGACGTCCTGTGCCAGGTCGCCGAGCCGATCGTGGTCCTCGGCCTCATCCTTCAGCACGCCGTCCGCCGCACCCGCGCGGACCGCGGGCTCTTCGTCGAAGTGCTCGAAGGCGGCGATCTCGAATTTCGCGTCCTCAACGGTTTCCGCGAGGATCACTTCCAGGGCGACGCCGGCGCGTTCAGCCGGAATCTGTTCGCGCGGGTCATGAAGACCGGCCGCGAGATCGTGCTCCAGAACGCTTCGCAGGATCCGGATTTCAGCCGCTTCACGTCGGTCCAGAGGCTCCGAGCCGGCGGCCTCCTGTGCATGCCGATCCGTTCGAACGGCCGGATCCTCGCGCTCGTCCACCTCGAGAACCGGAATTCGGGCCACTTCACCGCCCAGCACGTGGAGCTGCTCCGCTCCTTGCTCGCGGTGGCCGCGCCGGTGTTGATCGCGCTCCGCGCGGGAAACGAGGTGATGCAGGAGCGTGACCGCCTGCGAACCTCGGAATCTCGTTTCCGGGAAGAGGCCGTGGAAAGCCGCCAGCGTCTCGCTGCCGACTGGTCGTTCGGCCGCTTCATCGGCCGCTCGGGCGCGGTCCGGCAGCTCGAGACCGCGATCCTCAAGGCGGCGTCCACGGACTACCCCGTTCTTCTGCTCGGTGAGCCGGGCACCGGCAAGAGCATCCTGGCCCGCGTGCTTCATTACGCCAGCGCACGAGCGGAGAGTCCTCTCACGACCGTGTTCTGCCCTTCGCTCGAGCGCGGCATGGTCGAAGCCGAGCTGTTCGGGCACAAGCGCGGCGCCTTCACCGGCGCCATCTCCGATCGCATCGGCCGGGTTCAAGCCGCGGATGGTGGCACGTTGTTCCTGGACGAGATCGGAGAGCTGCCGCTCGAGATCCAGCCCAAACTCCTCCGCTTCCTTCAGGAACGCGCTTTCGAGCGCGTCGGCGATTCGGAGGAGCGCACGGCGGATGTGCGTATCGTCGCGGCCACGAACCGGGACCTGGCGTTCGAGGTCCAGCAGGGCCGCTTCCGCCGCGATCTCTTCGACCGCCTGAACTTCCTCCCGATCCGCGTGCCGCCGCTGCGCGAGCGGCCCGAGGACATTCCGTTGATGTTGCGGCACTGCCTCGATCTCACCGCCTCCGGCCGTTGGATCGATCTGGCGCCCGAGGCGTCCGAGTTCCTCCAGACCTTGGACTTCGCGTGGCCAGGGAACGTCCGCCACGTCGAGCACCTCGCGGCGCGATTGACCACGGAGGGGAAGCGCGAGCCCATCGGGCCCGCGGACATCATGCGGCTTCTGGATACGCGCGAGACCGCGGTCACGCCGGACGATGGCGCCGACTTGGAAGCCGGTCTGCCCACCCTGATCGAGGATGCGGAGCGACGCTGGCTCGAGCAGGC is a window encoding:
- a CDS encoding sigma-54-dependent Fis family transcriptional regulator; protein product: MSEPDRPTAEIIESLRDVLCQVAEPIVVLGLILQHAVRRTRADRGLFVEVLEGGDLEFRVLNGFREDHFQGDAGAFSRNLFARVMKTGREIVLQNASQDPDFSRFTSVQRLRAGGLLCMPIRSNGRILALVHLENRNSGHFTAQHVELLRSLLAVAAPVLIALRAGNEVMQERDRLRTSESRFREEAVESRQRLAADWSFGRFIGRSGAVRQLETAILKAASTDYPVLLLGEPGTGKSILARVLHYASARAESPLTTVFCPSLERGMVEAELFGHKRGAFTGAISDRIGRVQAADGGTLFLDEIGELPLEIQPKLLRFLQERAFERVGDSEERTADVRIVAATNRDLAFEVQQGRFRRDLFDRLNFLPIRVPPLRERPEDIPLMLRHCLDLTASGRWIDLAPEASEFLQTLDFAWPGNVRHVEHLAARLTTEGKREPIGPADIMRLLDTRETAVTPDDGADLEAGLPTLIEDAERRWLEQAVQKYSRLTREELATKLQISESALYRKLRRYGIDD